A segment of the Anaerosporomusa subterranea genome:
AGGAAATACAGTCATATCTCTTGACCAACTGCGAAATGAGCCATTTATTCTGTTCAAGGAGAGCGCCTATAATCGGAAGGTGATCCTTGAAGAATGTAAGAACTATGGCTTTAACCCTAATATCATCTTATCCTCTGACCAGATTGAAACTATTAAAGGTTTGGTGAAAAAAGGCGTCGGAATATCATTTCTGATTGAGAAAATTGCTCATGGAAGCAACAAAATTGCCGCCATTCCGTTAATCAACCCAGTGTATATCGATTTTGGCCTGGCTTGGAAAAAAGACAAATACTTATCCCGAGCAGCACAAGCGTTTATTAAATTCATCACTGAGCAGAGCAGTTTATTGAAGGGAAGCAAGTCTGGCGATTAACCAAAAAAGAACAACGAGGGGGGAATACAATGGATTTAGGACTAAAGGACAAAGCCGTGCTCGTCATGGCATCAAGCGGCGGTTTAGGCAAAGCGGCGGCATTAGAATTTGCCCGCGAAGGCGCAAATGTCATGCTGTTCAGCCGTTCGGAAACAGAGCTGAAAGGCACGCAGACAGAAATCAAGGCAGCCACCGGTAAAGAGCCGGCATATACCGTCGGCGATATTACGAAATCAGCAGACATCGTACAGGTTGTAAAAAACACGGTTTCGAAATTCGGGCCAGTTTATGCGTTGGTTAATAACTCTGGCGGCCCACCGCCAGGGGTGTTTGATGATTTTAGCGACGAAGCTTGGCAGAAAGCCTATGAACTCAACCTTCTGTCTTATATCCGCACCACCCGCGAAGTGTTACCCCACATGCGTCAGTTGGGCAAAGGCCGCATTGTCAACTATACCTCTTCCTCTGTAAAACAAGTATTAGACAACCTCATCCTCTCTAATACCTTTCGCACCGCGGTAGTGGGGCTGACCAAAACATTGTCCCAGGAACTCGGCAAAGATAATATCCTGGTCAATGTCATGGGACCAGGCCGTATCAGCACCGCCCGAATTCAGCAACTAGATCAAGACCGGGCTAATAAAGAAAACATCAGTGTCGAAGAAATCTACGAAAAGACGGTCAAAAGCATTCCTCTAGGCCGTTATGGGACACCGGATGAGTACGCCAGACTAACAGTATTCTTGTGTTCAGAAGCTAATAGTTATATCACCGGACAGACAATCCTGGTTGATGGCGGGTTGACGAAAGCGTTTTAAGCGAGTGCGAAAAGGGACTAAAGGGCTGCATCCAGACATTTTGATGTCGGGTGCAGCCCTTTGTTGCCGGATGACGAGAGTAAAAACATAGATACAAGAAAAATTGGGTACCTTCTGTCAGCTCGGGCGTTACCTTTGCTGTTTCTTCTCGTTTAATAAAATGAGAGCGCTCAATGGACCAAATTAAAAGGAGAAATAATAATGAATATACGATTAAAAAAACTACTAACAGCAGCCATCGGTACAGCAGTATTTGCAGGTGCCGTCATGCCATCACTACTTCCGGGACCCACGACTGCGGCGCTGAAATGGGCATCATCGGGAGCCAGCCAAGCTCAAGCGGCGCCAGCAGAACAATCTGACTCGCCGACTGTGGAAGTATCAGCTAGCCCCTCAGCAGTCGAGACGGCTGAAGAATTGATTGAGCAGCCAGCCGAGAAAGTAATCACCAATTCAGAAGTTGTAGTGACTGACGACAAAGGTGAGGCAAAACGCGTAGTGGTTGACACTGTTGGCAAAGAAACTGCAAAAATTGTTGTCGATAACTCTGTTGTGAATCAATTGCAGCAGAATGTTAATAGCGGCAAACAGCTTTGGTTGCTTGATCCTGTCCAAGTCGTGAAAAATCATGCAGCCAAATATGGATTCAATGCGAAATCCGATTCGTTTACACTCATTTCCCAAATTTCGGCGTCTAATAAAAGTAAGGCTTATGTGCTTGTTGGACATGGAAGCAAGTATTATCTTGTTGAGCTTAGCCAGCCTAACGGCAAAAGAATTTGGCAAATCGTATCTATTCGCGAAGCAGCTGTTGTTGCGAAACCGGACAAGCCGGTGGTTGGTAGTGGAGTCGTAGGGCTTGATTATAACAAGGTAATCAAATGGCAGCAGAATGTTGACGAGGGACGTGAGTTGTGGCGTCTTGATCCGATGGAAGTAGCTAAACGAGAGGGTAAACTTTACTACGGTTTGGGGGACAAAGCGCAATTTAAGATTGTTCGCCAATTAAGCAGCAGTTCGATTGCTCGTCATGGTCAAATCGATCTGCAGGTTACTCAGAACGGCAAAAACTATACGATGATTCTAGTTAGACCGTTAGGCAGCGATGACGGTGCTATCTGGACGACGTACAAGGTGTATGAAACAGTGGTACAACCTGGTCAACCATCAGGTAATGTCATTTTCAAAACCAATGCGTACAAAGACTGGCACTGGCAAAAACCCGAATATCCGCAGGATATGGGAGTAGCTGTTGTGTACAGCCGTCAGTTGCAAATGAAGGCCCAAACAGTTCCACAGCCTGTTCTCGACGAACTGAGCACTGTGGACCTAACCGATAAAGTGGCTCTGCTGGCTTACCTTGGCGGGACATCCTCCAGTCATAACATCGGTATCGAGAAGGTCACTGTAAAAGGCAACCAAATGACGGTAACCGTCAGAGCAAAGAGTCCGAGACTGAACGACCCAGATATACGCGATTTTGTATATCCGGCCGATTACGTGCTGGTGGATCGCAATCTGTTTACCATATCCGGCGGTATGAATGTGAAGTTCGTAGATCAAGATGGTAAAGTGTTAGGCAAAACAACTGTGACAATACGATAGACAAATTCTCCTTTAGAAAGAGGGCGTCCCAAAAGCAGTACTGCTTTGGAACGCCCTCTTTCTGTACTCCTCGCCTACTTCAACCCGAACATTAGCAAAGTCAGAAAGGTATTTACTGACAAAGAGAGAACTATTCGTTACAGGTCTGCGTGCTTGAAAGGGAAGCAGGGGTACAACTCTCTGTCAAGAGTAATCACAGGTGTTCTGTATCCCAAACAACTCGTCAACCGCAATACTTGTTTTTATGAGATATAGAAATAAATGACAACTCGCTATGAACTAACCCGAGTAAACAGCAAAGGGGGTACTAAATTTGTTAAAGCAATACTATCAAACGGCAAAATGGCTGGAAGAGCAGGAACGTTATCAAGAGGCCATTACTGAATACACCAAGGCAATAGAGGTGTCGCCGAAAGATATCAACGCCATTATCGGTCGGGCTGATCTGTTTGCAGATATGGGCTACACAGTAGAGGCAGCCTCAGGCTATACAGCGGCCTTGGCGTTAGAACCCCTTAATGCAGCTGCCTATAATGGCCGGGCAGAAGCATACGCAAACCAGGGCTATCACGAAAAAGCCATTGCCGACTTAACTCACTTACTGGCACTATATCCAGATTATGCTGATGCGTATTACAGCAGAGGCCTCTCCTGCGCTGCAATCGAGCGCACTGAAGAGGGCATTGCTAATTTCACGCAAGCCCTCGCCCTAAATCCGGAACATGGTGCGGCTTATAATAACCGTGGTCTTCTTTACGCTGCACAGGGGCATCACGAGCTGGCGATTGCAGACTTTAGCCAAGCGATCGCAGTCCGCAAGGGTTTTGCCTGTTCGTTTAACCATCGGGGGCACTCTTACGAAGATTTGGGCAATCAGGAGCA
Coding sequences within it:
- a CDS encoding tetratricopeptide repeat protein codes for the protein MLKQYYQTAKWLEEQERYQEAITEYTKAIEVSPKDINAIIGRADLFADMGYTVEAASGYTAALALEPLNAAAYNGRAEAYANQGYHEKAIADLTHLLALYPDYADAYYSRGLSCAAIERTEEGIANFTQALALNPEHGAAYNNRGLLYAAQGHHELAIADFSQAIAVRKGFACSFNHRGHSYEDLGNQEQAITDYTEALKIDPDNTESLYRRGLAYEAQGQKAKAINDFQTLLQFAVPAHIYRDIAEKKLQELLD
- a CDS encoding SDR family oxidoreductase codes for the protein MDLGLKDKAVLVMASSGGLGKAAALEFAREGANVMLFSRSETELKGTQTEIKAATGKEPAYTVGDITKSADIVQVVKNTVSKFGPVYALVNNSGGPPPGVFDDFSDEAWQKAYELNLLSYIRTTREVLPHMRQLGKGRIVNYTSSSVKQVLDNLILSNTFRTAVVGLTKTLSQELGKDNILVNVMGPGRISTARIQQLDQDRANKENISVEEIYEKTVKSIPLGRYGTPDEYARLTVFLCSEANSYITGQTILVDGGLTKAF
- a CDS encoding LysR family transcriptional regulator substrate-binding protein, translated to GNTVISLDQLRNEPFILFKESAYNRKVILEECKNYGFNPNIILSSDQIETIKGLVKKGVGISFLIEKIAHGSNKIAAIPLINPVYIDFGLAWKKDKYLSRAAQAFIKFITEQSSLLKGSKSGD